A region from the Ciconia boyciana chromosome 1, ASM3463844v1, whole genome shotgun sequence genome encodes:
- the PHF5A gene encoding PHD finger-like domain-containing protein 5A isoform X1 produces the protein MAKHHPDLIFCRKQAGVAIGRLCEKCDGKCVICDSYVRPCTLVRICDECNYGSYQGRCVICGGPGVSDAYYCKECTIQEKDPRTRVPLPAGTLTAAVASHNILPLRVMQMLDSDGPRTNGTPRGIRTYPCSCCE, from the exons ATGGCCAAGCACCATCCGGACCTCATCTTCTGCCGCAAGCAGGCGGGCGTGG caATCGGAAGactttgtgaaaaat GTGATGGCAAATGCGTGATCTGTGACTCCTATGTGCGGCCCTGCACTCTCGTGCGCATATGTGATGAGTGTAACTACGGCTCGTACCAAGGGCGCTGTGTGATCTGCGGAGGTCCAGGAGTGTCTGATGCCTACTACTGCAAGGAGTGTACCATCCAGGAAAAAGAT CCAAGGACACGTGTTCCTCTGCCTGCTGGAAccctcacagctgctgttgccAGCCACAACATTTTGCCCTTAAGAGTTATGCAGATGCTGGACTCAGATGGCCCAAGGACAAATGGCACACCGAGAG GTATAAGAACTTATCCATGTAGCTGCTGTGAATAG
- the PHF5A gene encoding PHD finger-like domain-containing protein 5A isoform X3, with protein sequence MAKHHPDLIFCRKQAGVAIGRLCEKCDGKCVICDSYVRPCTLVRICDECNYGSYQGRCVICGGPGVSDAYYCKECTIQEKDTLPAGLHLLHRSRYWWGSLGAVSTAADICPEAF encoded by the exons ATGGCCAAGCACCATCCGGACCTCATCTTCTGCCGCAAGCAGGCGGGCGTGG caATCGGAAGactttgtgaaaaat GTGATGGCAAATGCGTGATCTGTGACTCCTATGTGCGGCCCTGCACTCTCGTGCGCATATGTGATGAGTGTAACTACGGCTCGTACCAAGGGCGCTGTGTGATCTGCGGAGGTCCAGGAGTGTCTGATGCCTACTACTGCAAGGAGTGTACCATCCAGGAAAAAGAT ACCCTCCCCGCCGGGTTGCATCTCCTGCACAGGAGCAGGTATTGGTGGGGCAGCTTGGGTGCAGTTTCTACAGCGGCTGACATCTGCCCAGAGGCTTTCTAA
- the PHF5A gene encoding PHD finger-like domain-containing protein 5A isoform X4: MAKHHPDLIFCRKQAGVAIGRLCEKCDGKCVICDSYVRPCTLVRICDECNYGSYQGRCVICGGPGVSDAYYCKECTIQEKDKESNLEALSILFIKLLMLYELFSIFTLRKRIS; this comes from the exons ATGGCCAAGCACCATCCGGACCTCATCTTCTGCCGCAAGCAGGCGGGCGTGG caATCGGAAGactttgtgaaaaat GTGATGGCAAATGCGTGATCTGTGACTCCTATGTGCGGCCCTGCACTCTCGTGCGCATATGTGATGAGTGTAACTACGGCTCGTACCAAGGGCGCTGTGTGATCTGCGGAGGTCCAGGAGTGTCTGATGCCTACTACTGCAAGGAGTGTACCATCCAGGAAAAAGAT AAAGAATCCAATCTTGAGGCTCTGAGCATCCTTTTCATTAAGCTGCTGATGTTATACGAGCTGTTTTCCATCTTCACCCTGAGGAAGAGAATATCCTAG
- the PHF5A gene encoding PHD finger-like domain-containing protein 5A isoform X5 yields MAKHHPDLIFCRKQAGVAIGRLCEKCDGKCVICDSYVRPCTLVRICDECNYGSYQGRCVICGGPGVSDAYYCKECTIQEKDRDGCPKIVNLGSSKTDLFYERKKYGFKKR; encoded by the exons ATGGCCAAGCACCATCCGGACCTCATCTTCTGCCGCAAGCAGGCGGGCGTGG caATCGGAAGactttgtgaaaaat GTGATGGCAAATGCGTGATCTGTGACTCCTATGTGCGGCCCTGCACTCTCGTGCGCATATGTGATGAGTGTAACTACGGCTCGTACCAAGGGCGCTGTGTGATCTGCGGAGGTCCAGGAGTGTCTGATGCCTACTACTGCAAGGAGTGTACCATCCAGGAAAAAGAT AGAGATGGTTGCCCTAAGATTGTCAACCTGGGCAGTTCCAAGACAGATCTCTtctatgaaaggaaaaagtatgGCTTCAAGAAGAGGTGA
- the PHF5A gene encoding PHD finger-like domain-containing protein 5A isoform X2 — MAKHHPDLIFCRKQAGVAIGRLCEKCDGKCVICDSYVRPCTLVRICDECNYGSYQGRCVICGGPGVSDAYYCKECTIQEKDPRTRVPLPAGTLTAAVASHNILPLRVMQMLDSDGPRTNGTPRERWLP; from the exons ATGGCCAAGCACCATCCGGACCTCATCTTCTGCCGCAAGCAGGCGGGCGTGG caATCGGAAGactttgtgaaaaat GTGATGGCAAATGCGTGATCTGTGACTCCTATGTGCGGCCCTGCACTCTCGTGCGCATATGTGATGAGTGTAACTACGGCTCGTACCAAGGGCGCTGTGTGATCTGCGGAGGTCCAGGAGTGTCTGATGCCTACTACTGCAAGGAGTGTACCATCCAGGAAAAAGAT CCAAGGACACGTGTTCCTCTGCCTGCTGGAAccctcacagctgctgttgccAGCCACAACATTTTGCCCTTAAGAGTTATGCAGATGCTGGACTCAGATGGCCCAAGGACAAATGGCACACCGAGAG AGAGATGGTTGCCCTAA